The following proteins come from a genomic window of Flavobacterium eburneipallidum:
- a CDS encoding response regulator transcription factor: MENVNKRILLVEDDLNFGAVLKDYLMLNDFDVTLAKNGMEGFEKFKKDPYDLCILDVMMPYKDGYTLAKEIREKNADVPIIFLTAKSMKEDVLKGYKAGADDYLNKPFDSEVLLMKIKAIIQRKSSATQAEPVQFEFNVGQFHLNSKLRFLSYGTEEPVKLSPKENELLKMLILHENDLMPRELALTKIWRDDNYFTSRSMDVYIAKLRKYLKLDPNVEILNIHGEGFRLVVKK, translated from the coding sequence ATGGAAAATGTAAATAAAAGAATCCTTTTGGTTGAAGATGACCTTAATTTTGGAGCAGTATTAAAAGATTATTTAATGCTAAATGATTTTGATGTCACTTTGGCAAAAAACGGAATGGAAGGTTTCGAAAAATTCAAGAAAGATCCTTATGATTTGTGTATCCTAGACGTGATGATGCCATACAAAGATGGATATACTTTAGCTAAAGAAATCAGAGAGAAAAATGCTGATGTGCCAATCATCTTTTTAACAGCAAAATCGATGAAAGAAGATGTGCTTAAAGGTTATAAAGCAGGAGCTGACGATTATTTGAACAAACCTTTCGATTCTGAAGTTTTGTTGATGAAAATTAAAGCTATCATTCAAAGAAAATCATCTGCTACACAAGCAGAGCCTGTTCAATTTGAATTTAATGTAGGTCAATTTCATTTGAACTCAAAACTTCGATTTTTATCTTACGGAACTGAAGAACCAGTAAAATTATCTCCTAAAGAAAATGAATTATTAAAAATGCTTATTCTTCACGAAAATGACTTAATGCCAAGAGAATTGGCTTTGACCAAAATTTGGAGAGACGACAACTATTTCACTTCCAGAAGTATGGATGTTTATATTGCTAAATTAAGAAAGTATCTTAAACTAGATCCAAACGTGGAAATCTTGAATATTCACGGTGAAGGATTTAGATTAGTGGTTAAGAAATAA
- a CDS encoding LysR substrate-binding domain-containing protein, producing MTITQLQYVLAVAEHKNFTLAAEKCFVTQPTLSMQIQKIEEELNVQIFDRSKKPIQLTDIGQKIVNQAKNIVIEADRIKDIVEHQKGFIGGEFRLGIIPTIMPTLLPMFLNNFIKKYPKIKLIIEELNTDEIILRLKNGHLDAAIAATPLEDEKIKEIVLYYEPFVAYIPETNAIANKTEIEVSDLNLDEILLLQDGHCFRDGILNLCKNQGVVSKNSFQLESGSFETLIKLADEGLGTTLLPYLHTLDLKEKDQLKLRHFKEPKPAREVSLIYPKNELKIHIIDALRTTISGVVKGAIAFQNVQIISPLQKK from the coding sequence ATGACAATTACTCAACTACAATACGTTTTGGCTGTAGCCGAACATAAAAATTTTACGCTTGCTGCCGAAAAATGTTTTGTGACTCAACCTACATTGAGTATGCAAATCCAGAAAATCGAAGAAGAATTAAATGTGCAAATATTTGACAGAAGTAAAAAGCCGATTCAACTCACTGATATTGGTCAAAAAATTGTCAATCAAGCCAAGAATATTGTCATTGAAGCAGATAGAATCAAAGATATTGTAGAACATCAAAAAGGATTTATTGGTGGGGAATTCCGATTGGGAATTATTCCAACGATTATGCCTACACTTTTGCCCATGTTTTTGAATAATTTTATCAAGAAATATCCAAAAATAAAACTCATCATCGAAGAATTGAATACCGATGAAATTATCCTTCGTTTAAAAAATGGTCATCTGGATGCAGCTATTGCCGCAACACCATTAGAAGATGAAAAAATAAAAGAAATTGTATTGTATTACGAGCCATTCGTGGCTTATATTCCTGAAACCAATGCTATTGCTAACAAAACCGAAATAGAAGTTTCAGACTTAAATTTGGATGAGATTTTACTATTACAAGACGGACACTGTTTTAGAGACGGAATCTTAAATCTATGTAAAAATCAAGGTGTAGTTTCTAAAAATTCATTTCAATTAGAAAGTGGTAGTTTCGAAACCTTGATAAAACTGGCAGATGAAGGACTAGGAACTACGCTACTTCCCTACTTACATACTTTGGATTTAAAAGAAAAAGACCAATTAAAATTAAGACACTTCAAAGAGCCAAAACCAGCCAGAGAAGTCAGTTTAATTTATCCTAAAAACGAATTGAAAATCCACATTATTGATGCTTTAAGAACTACAATTTCTGGAGTTGTCAAAGGAGCCATCGCTTTTCAAAATGTTCAAATTATTAGTCCTCTACAGAAGAAATAA
- the can gene encoding carbonate dehydratase has translation MSDFYKKILENNKKWVEDSLALDPNYFQDLAKGQTPPLLWIGCSDSRVPANEIIGAKPGETFVHRNIANMVIHSDMNMLSVLDYAVNVLKVKHVLVCGHYGCGGIKAAMGNDSVGIIDNWIRHIKDIYRLHHVELDAIEEENERFNRFVELNVIEQVYDLAKTSIVQSAWKKGQELSIHGWVYGLNSGYVTDLNVNFSSDKDLDGVYQLKF, from the coding sequence ATGAGCGACTTTTATAAGAAAATATTAGAGAATAATAAAAAATGGGTTGAAGATTCATTAGCATTAGATCCTAATTATTTTCAAGATCTTGCCAAAGGACAAACTCCACCATTGCTATGGATTGGTTGTTCAGACAGTAGAGTTCCTGCCAACGAAATTATTGGCGCAAAACCAGGAGAAACTTTCGTGCATCGAAATATTGCCAATATGGTTATTCATTCGGATATGAATATGTTGAGTGTTTTGGATTATGCTGTAAATGTTTTGAAAGTAAAACACGTATTGGTTTGTGGTCATTATGGTTGTGGCGGTATAAAGGCCGCTATGGGCAATGATTCAGTAGGTATAATAGACAACTGGATTCGTCATATAAAAGACATTTATCGCCTGCATCATGTAGAGTTAGATGCTATTGAGGAGGAAAACGAAAGATTTAACAGATTTGTAGAATTAAATGTTATTGAGCAAGTATATGATTTGGCCAAGACCTCAATTGTTCAATCAGCCTGGAAAAAAGGACAAGAGTTATCCATCCACGGTTGGGTTTATGGTCTGAATTCAGGATATGTAACTGACTTAAATGTGAATTTTAGCTCTGATAAAGATTTAGACGGTGTGTATCAATTGAAGTTTTAA
- a CDS encoding LETM1-related biofilm-associated protein, with protein sequence MINPSAIGWIDKFFLEQKPSLLPVSIQPNEFYTKVRKTGFIYGHIVSFDTDFPIKTKGWLTNEISKVALLNTLFGVYILTSKEKNPEIFIPKTVAFYNEMNPQGFNLFKKILPNDSPSLNLEKIIDSRVQTNIDIISKNFSHIVTNALLFIDVLAFRQYLVHGEIPEKYLKKIEETIISIVSLALKTKTTKSKYDDLLIKLFESSVRYSKFSKVNIKNLEELKLDFFTNELEQSYLIDMAGMALWSDGIIENNEAYFLHKLAELMNVPDVFVTESIDKTNEFITQYKNEIPYFKYSNPVKHFYDQTTQTVITLITRNKNRLVKEIVQSKELMLLLAYSTRRDLDEKEKKKVRKQLLDICKTVPSLAIFLLPGGSLLLPIFIKFIPKFLPSAFNENLDEEDLE encoded by the coding sequence ATGATTAATCCCTCGGCAATTGGTTGGATAGACAAATTTTTTTTAGAGCAAAAACCTTCTTTGCTCCCCGTTTCTATACAGCCTAATGAGTTTTATACAAAAGTTAGAAAAACTGGATTTATCTACGGTCATATCGTTTCTTTTGATACCGATTTCCCCATAAAAACAAAAGGATGGCTAACGAACGAAATATCAAAAGTAGCGTTGCTTAATACCTTATTTGGAGTTTATATATTAACTTCAAAAGAAAAAAATCCTGAAATTTTTATTCCAAAAACAGTTGCTTTTTATAATGAAATGAACCCGCAAGGATTCAATCTTTTCAAAAAAATATTGCCCAATGATTCTCCTTCATTGAACTTGGAAAAAATTATAGACAGCAGGGTTCAAACCAATATTGATATCATCAGCAAAAACTTTTCTCACATTGTTACTAATGCGCTACTCTTTATAGATGTTTTGGCTTTTCGCCAATATTTAGTTCATGGAGAAATTCCAGAAAAATATTTAAAAAAAATTGAGGAAACTATTATTAGTATCGTTTCACTGGCATTAAAAACCAAAACTACTAAATCTAAATACGACGATTTATTGATCAAACTTTTTGAATCTTCAGTGCGCTACAGCAAATTTTCGAAAGTAAATATCAAGAATTTAGAAGAATTAAAATTAGATTTTTTTACCAACGAATTGGAACAAAGTTATCTGATAGATATGGCTGGAATGGCATTGTGGAGCGATGGAATTATAGAAAATAACGAAGCTTATTTTTTGCACAAACTAGCTGAATTAATGAACGTTCCTGATGTTTTTGTCACCGAAAGTATTGACAAAACAAATGAATTTATCACCCAATACAAAAACGAAATTCCTTATTTTAAATACTCTAATCCTGTAAAACATTTTTACGACCAAACCACACAAACGGTCATAACATTGATTACTCGCAATAAAAACAGATTGGTCAAAGAAATTGTGCAAAGCAAGGAACTAATGCTCTTATTAGCCTATTCTACCCGAAGAGATTTGGACGAAAAGGAAAAGAAAAAAGTACGAAAACAGCTATTAGACATTTGCAAAACAGTTCCTTCGCTGGCTATTTTTTTATTGCCTGGAGGAAGTTTGTTACTCCCTATTTTTATCAAATTTATACCTAAATTTTTACCCTCGGCTTTTAATGAAAATTTAGATGAAGAAGATTTAGAATAA
- a CDS encoding YdeI/OmpD-associated family protein: MDKKEQHYFKNANEWREWLHQNHNTSTGIYLIFYKVSSQFESMRWEEAVQVALCYGWIDSTVRKLDDERRIQVFSPRKNKSVWSKLNKSYVERLLKENLIHESGLAKIEIAKQNGSWTSLDDAQDLIIPEDLKTAFDENKIAFENYQNFSPSYRKNYLYWLYQAKREETRNNRITQIINLCYQNKKSRD; encoded by the coding sequence ATGGACAAAAAAGAACAGCATTACTTTAAGAATGCTAACGAATGGCGAGAATGGTTGCATCAAAATCATAATACATCTACAGGTATTTACTTGATTTTTTATAAAGTTAGTAGCCAATTTGAAAGTATGCGATGGGAAGAAGCCGTTCAAGTAGCGCTTTGTTATGGATGGATAGATTCTACGGTAAGAAAACTTGATGATGAACGCCGAATACAAGTTTTCTCTCCACGGAAAAACAAAAGCGTTTGGAGCAAACTCAACAAATCGTATGTCGAAAGACTTCTGAAAGAAAACCTCATTCACGAAAGCGGATTAGCCAAAATTGAAATCGCCAAGCAAAATGGTTCTTGGACATCTTTAGATGATGCACAAGATTTGATCATACCCGAAGATTTGAAAACTGCTTTTGATGAAAACAAAATCGCTTTTGAAAATTATCAAAATTTCAGTCCTTCTTATCGAAAAAATTATTTGTATTGGCTCTATCAAGCCAAGAGAGAAGAAACGCGAAACAATAGAATAACTCAAATCATAAATTTGTGTTACCAAAACAAAAAATCCAGAGATTAA
- a CDS encoding chloride channel protein, whose protein sequence is MFKKYLYKLENLIAWSRDKITNKQFIFLSSVLVGISAAIAVIVLKTFAHNIFTFATYVTSILKYGFIKGLFPIIGILLTVLVIKRFLGGTIEKGTSQILYAVAKKASIIPKKQMYAQIITSSLTVGLGGSAGLESPIVITGAAFGSNYAQRYKLSYKDRTLLIGCGVAAGIAAAFNAPIAGVLFAIEVLLVDVSISAFTPIMIAAATGALVSKIALDETILLTFKQQETFDYHNIPYYVFLGLFTGLISVYYSRNFQRMEHIFTRLKFSPYKKAFIGASILSLLIFVFPTLFGEGYESIKILSENDPGQLLENTLFESFRNNSWILLLFVGLTMMLKAFATGITLGSGGNGGNFAPSMFLGSYVGFFFSTLLNLTGLTKLPVSNFTMVGMAGILSGLFHAPLTAIFLIAEITGGYDLMIPLMIVASISYALSKRFEKHSLDVKHLARKGHAFTSNKDTNILSTLDTNSIIQTDYLTVSPDENLEKLVDLISHSNQVIFAVVNKENQMLGVVHFNDIREIIFNQYRVKYTLVKEIMSPPIDVIYPTDSMEIVMNKIEKAKVVFLPVLKNGKYYGFISKALALEAYRKKLKSMTIE, encoded by the coding sequence ATGTTCAAAAAATATCTTTATAAACTTGAAAATCTGATTGCCTGGTCAAGAGATAAAATCACGAACAAACAATTTATATTTTTATCCAGTGTTTTAGTAGGTATTTCGGCTGCTATTGCGGTAATTGTATTAAAAACTTTTGCACACAATATTTTTACTTTTGCTACTTATGTAACAAGTATTTTAAAATACGGATTTATAAAAGGGTTGTTTCCTATCATTGGAATTTTGCTTACTGTTTTGGTCATCAAAAGATTTTTAGGAGGCACAATAGAAAAAGGTACTTCACAAATTTTATATGCAGTAGCTAAAAAAGCAAGTATTATTCCTAAAAAACAAATGTATGCCCAAATTATTACTAGCTCACTTACCGTTGGTCTGGGAGGATCAGCAGGATTAGAAAGTCCAATTGTAATAACTGGTGCTGCATTTGGATCTAATTATGCACAACGCTATAAATTAAGTTACAAAGATAGAACATTGCTTATTGGCTGTGGTGTTGCAGCTGGAATTGCAGCTGCTTTTAATGCGCCAATTGCAGGAGTTTTGTTTGCTATCGAAGTGTTACTGGTTGATGTTAGCATTTCTGCTTTTACGCCCATTATGATTGCAGCTGCAACAGGTGCTTTAGTTTCAAAAATTGCACTCGATGAAACTATTTTATTAACATTCAAACAACAAGAAACCTTTGATTATCATAACATTCCTTATTATGTTTTTTTAGGATTATTTACTGGTCTTATTTCCGTTTATTATTCTAGAAATTTTCAAAGAATGGAACATATTTTTACTAGGCTAAAATTTTCTCCTTACAAAAAAGCTTTCATTGGAGCTTCGATTTTGTCTTTATTAATTTTTGTTTTCCCCACGCTTTTTGGTGAAGGTTATGAAAGCATAAAGATTTTATCCGAAAATGACCCTGGACAATTGCTAGAAAACACACTCTTTGAAAGTTTTAGAAACAACAGCTGGATACTACTATTATTTGTTGGTTTAACCATGATGCTCAAAGCATTTGCTACAGGAATCACCTTGGGAAGTGGCGGAAATGGTGGGAATTTTGCTCCATCTATGTTTTTAGGTTCTTATGTTGGTTTTTTCTTTTCTACACTTTTAAATTTAACTGGACTTACAAAATTGCCTGTAAGTAATTTTACAATGGTAGGAATGGCTGGTATTTTGAGCGGTTTATTTCACGCTCCGTTGACTGCTATATTTCTAATTGCAGAAATAACAGGAGGTTATGACCTAATGATTCCACTTATGATTGTTGCTTCTATTAGTTATGCGTTATCAAAACGTTTTGAAAAACATTCACTAGATGTTAAGCATTTGGCAAGAAAAGGACACGCTTTTACGAGCAACAAAGACACCAATATTCTTTCTACTTTAGATACCAATTCTATTATTCAAACGGATTATTTGACGGTTTCTCCAGATGAAAATTTAGAAAAATTAGTCGATTTAATATCCCATTCCAATCAAGTTATTTTTGCTGTTGTCAACAAAGAAAATCAAATGTTGGGTGTAGTCCATTTTAACGATATTCGAGAAATTATTTTCAATCAATATCGGGTAAAATATACTTTAGTCAAAGAAATAATGTCACCCCCTATTGATGTTATTTACCCAACAGACAGTATGGAAATTGTAATGAATAAAATCGAAAAGGCAAAAGTCGTATTCTTACCCGTACTCAAAAACGGAAAATATTATGGTTTTATTTCTAAAGCTTTGGCACTCGAAGCCTATAGAAAAAAGCTAAAATCAATGACCATAGAATAA
- a CDS encoding DNA alkylation repair protein, with protein MPFIKSLETSFNENSNPENGLKMAKYMRNHFPFFGLKTTDRRLIFKTIWKENQQEVSENIRAIAWKLFTKPQRELHYCGIEILIKELKKNYKKEDIQLIEKMIITNSWWDSVDTIAKYLLGEYLLEHPLQTEKVIEHFSNSENMWLNRSAILFQLGYKQKTNFDLLKSECEKHKNSNEFFIQKAIGWALREYTKTNPEAVKNYVANTNLKPLSKKEALKHIL; from the coding sequence ATGCCTTTCATCAAATCATTAGAAACCTCTTTTAACGAAAATAGTAATCCTGAAAATGGGTTGAAGATGGCGAAGTACATGCGAAATCACTTTCCTTTTTTTGGACTAAAAACAACTGACCGAAGATTGATTTTCAAAACCATTTGGAAAGAAAATCAACAAGAAGTTTCAGAAAATATCAGAGCAATTGCTTGGAAACTCTTTACCAAACCGCAAAGAGAATTACACTATTGTGGGATCGAAATACTGATAAAAGAACTCAAAAAAAATTATAAAAAAGAGGATATTCAACTTATCGAAAAAATGATTATCACCAACTCTTGGTGGGACAGCGTGGATACGATTGCCAAATATCTGTTGGGAGAATATTTATTAGAACACCCTTTGCAAACTGAAAAAGTAATTGAACATTTTTCGAATTCGGAAAACATGTGGCTTAATAGAAGTGCTATTCTTTTTCAATTGGGTTACAAACAAAAAACCAATTTCGATTTATTGAAATCCGAATGTGAAAAACATAAAAATTCGAACGAGTTTTTCATTCAAAAAGCCATTGGCTGGGCATTACGAGAATATACCAAAACCAATCCTGAAGCAGTAAAAAACTATGTGGCTAACACAAATTTAAAACCTTTGAGCAAAAAAGAAGCGTTAAAACATATTCTTTGA
- a CDS encoding acyl carrier protein phosphodiesterase: MNFLAHIYLSGDNDLMKIGNFMADGIHGKNFDTFPIEIQKGIILHREIDTFTDAHPIFRQSTKRLHANYHHYSGIIVDIFYDHFLAKNWSNYSDETLESFTQRFYQSLRDNYEFLNEKTQKMVPYLIAQNWLLSYQTIEGIEIILQKMDNRMKHNSNMQLGIAELRTFYSEFEMEFTTFFEEIKTHSKQKIQTDLSP; encoded by the coding sequence ATGAACTTTTTAGCCCACATATACCTTTCTGGAGACAACGATTTGATGAAAATTGGCAATTTTATGGCTGATGGTATTCACGGAAAAAACTTTGATACTTTTCCAATCGAGATACAAAAAGGAATTATTTTGCATCGTGAAATAGATACTTTCACGGATGCACATCCGATTTTTCGTCAAAGTACGAAACGTTTGCACGCCAATTATCATCACTATTCTGGCATCATCGTGGATATTTTTTACGATCATTTTTTGGCCAAAAACTGGAGTAATTATTCAGACGAAACATTAGAAAGTTTTACTCAACGTTTTTACCAATCGTTGCGAGACAATTATGAATTTTTGAATGAGAAAACGCAAAAGATGGTGCCGTATTTAATTGCTCAAAACTGGTTGTTAAGTTACCAAACGATTGAAGGAATCGAAATCATTTTACAAAAAATGGACAACCGAATGAAACACAATTCGAATATGCAATTGGGTATCGCAGAATTAAGAACTTTCTACTCGGAATTCGAAATGGAATTCACTACTTTTTTCGAAGAAATAAAAACACATTCAAAACAGAAAATACAAACTGATTTAAGTCCATAG
- the glmM gene encoding phosphoglucosamine mutase, whose translation MTLIKSISGIRGTIGGKVGDNLTPVDAVKFASAYGTWLKQNSKNEIPNSKLKVVVGRDARISGPMIHNLVVNTLIGLGIDVVDLGLSTTPTVEVAVPLESAHGGIILTASHNPKQWNALKLLNEKGEFLNGIEGEKILQIAEAEAFDFSDVDSLGEILENDAYMDIHIDEVLNLPLVDIEVVKAAKFKVVVDGVNSSGGIIIPKLLELMGVEVVKLYCEPNGHFPHNPEPLKEHLTDISELVVEEKAHLGIVVDPDVDRLAFICEDGEMFGEEYTLVACADYVLSKTPGNTVSNMSSSRALRDVTNLHKGSYEASAVGEVNVVELMKKNNAIIGGEGNGGIIYPELHYGRDSLVGVALFLTHLANKKMSVSALRASYPEYYMSKNKIELTPQIDVDAILVAMTEKYKNEDITTIDGVKIDFAENWVHLRKSNTEPIIRIYTEAASQEKADALALRIIDEIKLIAGI comes from the coding sequence ATGACTTTAATAAAATCTATATCGGGAATTCGAGGAACTATTGGCGGAAAAGTAGGGGATAACCTGACTCCGGTGGATGCGGTAAAATTTGCTTCGGCTTATGGAACCTGGTTGAAGCAAAATTCCAAAAATGAAATTCCAAATTCCAAATTAAAAGTTGTAGTTGGTCGCGATGCCCGTATTTCTGGTCCAATGATTCATAATTTGGTGGTAAACACATTAATAGGTTTAGGAATTGATGTGGTCGATTTAGGACTTTCTACGACACCTACAGTTGAAGTGGCTGTTCCTTTGGAAAGTGCTCATGGCGGAATTATTCTTACCGCTTCACACAATCCAAAACAATGGAATGCTTTGAAATTACTGAATGAAAAAGGAGAATTTCTAAATGGTATCGAAGGAGAAAAAATCCTTCAAATTGCCGAAGCCGAAGCATTCGATTTTTCGGATGTGGATAGTTTAGGCGAAATCCTTGAAAATGATGCTTATATGGACATTCATATCGACGAAGTTTTGAACTTACCTTTGGTAGATATCGAAGTGGTTAAAGCCGCAAAATTTAAAGTTGTTGTGGATGGAGTAAATTCATCAGGAGGAATTATTATTCCAAAATTATTGGAATTAATGGGTGTTGAAGTTGTAAAATTATACTGTGAGCCTAACGGACATTTTCCTCACAATCCAGAGCCTTTGAAAGAGCATTTAACAGATATTTCAGAATTAGTTGTAGAAGAAAAAGCCCATTTAGGAATTGTAGTTGATCCCGATGTAGATCGTTTGGCTTTTATCTGTGAAGACGGCGAAATGTTTGGCGAAGAATATACTTTGGTGGCTTGTGCTGATTATGTGTTGAGCAAAACGCCAGGCAATACGGTTTCGAATATGTCGTCTTCCCGTGCTTTGCGTGATGTGACGAATTTGCATAAAGGAAGCTACGAAGCCAGCGCAGTAGGTGAGGTGAATGTAGTGGAATTAATGAAGAAAAACAATGCCATTATTGGTGGAGAAGGAAACGGCGGAATTATTTATCCTGAATTGCATTATGGTCGCGATAGTTTGGTAGGTGTGGCTTTGTTCTTGACGCATTTGGCGAATAAGAAAATGAGCGTTTCAGCTTTGAGGGCTTCCTATCCTGAATATTATATGAGCAAAAACAAAATCGAATTGACTCCACAAATTGATGTAGATGCGATTTTGGTAGCCATGACTGAAAAATACAAAAACGAAGACATCACAACCATTGACGGAGTGAAAATTGACTTTGCCGAAAACTGGGTTCACCTTCGTAAATCGAATACCGAACCGATTATTCGTATTTATACCGAAGCGGCTTCACAAGAAAAAGCAGATGCTTTGGCGTTGCGCATTATTGACGAGATTAAATTAATCGCTGGAATTTAA
- a CDS encoding DEAD/DEAH box helicase, translated as MLFEDLSLSKSIQKAVFEEGYTEATPIQEQSIPLVLSGRDLIGCAQTGTGKTAAFAIPIIHQLHRIVGSSKKAKEIRALIVTPTRELAVQIGQSFDTYGKYTNLVQLTLFGGVSQVPQVDTLKKGVDVLVATPGRLLDLHKQGFINLDSLHTLVLDEADQMLDMGFINDVKKIVKLTPKNRQTLLFSATMPIAIRELAEMFLKDPAKVEVSPVSSTAESVEQRVYFVEKGEKRNLLYHLIKNENLSNVLVFSRTKHGADNVVKALRKKDIPAEAIHGDKSQNARQRVLDAFKNKEVGVLVATDIAARGIDIDQLPFVINFDLPNIPETYVHRIGRTGRAGNEGIAISFCGKDEHQYWKDIQKLIKVDVKIVSDHPYPWHSGNPETATGGSTKPNNSNRSGEKQKSRKSNASKQNKKRWY; from the coding sequence ATGTTATTCGAAGATTTATCACTTTCAAAAAGTATCCAAAAAGCCGTATTTGAAGAAGGCTATACTGAAGCTACACCCATTCAAGAACAATCTATTCCGCTGGTTTTATCTGGCAGAGATTTAATAGGTTGCGCACAAACAGGAACAGGAAAAACAGCAGCATTTGCTATTCCAATCATACATCAATTGCATCGAATTGTAGGTTCATCTAAAAAAGCCAAAGAAATTCGTGCTTTAATCGTAACTCCAACTCGAGAATTAGCCGTACAAATTGGTCAAAGTTTTGACACTTACGGAAAATATACCAACTTGGTTCAACTCACTCTTTTTGGTGGTGTTTCTCAAGTTCCTCAAGTAGATACTTTGAAAAAAGGCGTTGATGTACTTGTAGCAACACCCGGAAGATTATTAGACTTGCACAAACAAGGATTTATCAATTTAGATAGTTTACACACACTAGTTTTGGACGAAGCCGATCAAATGTTAGACATGGGATTCATCAACGATGTCAAAAAAATTGTAAAGCTTACGCCAAAAAACAGACAAACTTTATTATTCTCGGCAACCATGCCCATTGCTATCCGAGAATTAGCCGAAATGTTTTTGAAGGATCCAGCAAAAGTAGAAGTTTCTCCCGTATCATCAACTGCCGAAAGTGTAGAACAACGGGTTTATTTTGTAGAGAAAGGCGAAAAAAGAAACCTATTATATCATTTGATAAAAAATGAAAATTTATCGAATGTATTGGTGTTTTCTAGGACCAAGCATGGAGCAGATAATGTGGTAAAAGCATTGCGCAAAAAAGATATTCCTGCCGAAGCCATTCATGGAGACAAATCACAAAATGCGAGACAACGCGTTTTAGATGCCTTCAAAAACAAAGAAGTTGGTGTTTTAGTAGCTACAGATATTGCCGCTCGTGGAATTGATATTGACCAATTGCCCTTCGTAATCAATTTTGATTTACCTAATATTCCTGAAACTTATGTTCACCGAATTGGTCGTACAGGTCGTGCAGGAAATGAAGGAATTGCGATTTCTTTTTGTGGTAAAGACGAACATCAATATTGGAAAGACATCCAAAAATTAATAAAAGTGGATGTGAAAATTGTAAGCGATCATCCGTATCCTTGGCATTCTGGAAATCCAGAAACAGCTACAGGTGGATCTACAAAACCAAACAATTCCAACCGAAGTGGCGAAAAACAAAAATCTAGAAAATCTAACGCTTCAAAACAAAATAAAAAACGCTGGTATTAA